The Leucobacter viscericola genome includes a window with the following:
- a CDS encoding DUF3422 domain-containing protein: MVKVVSAWVVGFLLAVLYLYAATAAIGNLIGMSGLAGALGTGLSAVGWIWLITGIVMPVVLLSLALILGRKRKAGIRILLLAVGITVVAVLQIDLMHLIPESSYFA, encoded by the coding sequence ATGGTCAAAGTAGTTTCGGCTTGGGTCGTCGGCTTTTTGTTGGCGGTGCTGTACCTGTATGCGGCCACAGCCGCGATTGGCAACCTCATCGGCATGTCCGGTCTCGCTGGTGCTCTTGGCACCGGGCTGAGCGCTGTCGGCTGGATCTGGTTGATTACCGGCATCGTTATGCCGGTGGTGCTGCTCTCGCTCGCGTTGATTCTCGGTAGAAAACGCAAAGCGGGGATTCGGATCCTGCTGCTGGCAGTAGGGATCACGGTTGTTGCAGTGTTGCAGATTGACCTGATGCACCTGATTCCTGAGTCGTCATATTTCGCGTAG
- the hrpB gene encoding ATP-dependent helicase HrpB: protein MTPVFNLTSIGVGLPVAEHQDELESAAKFGVMVVTAPPGTGKTTFVPPLVANLVRDRGTTLLTQPRRVAVRAAANRIAMLDGTAVGDGVGFTVRGERRTSNHTRLEVLTPGVLLRRLLADPGLDGIGAVILDEVHERSVDSDLLLGMIAEVRTLRDDLLVVAMSATLDASRVAELLAGDAGAAPIVDIPSALHPLRKDHAPFAGTRLDDRGVTRNYLDHLAAVTLEAQQAEACDTLVFVPGAREVDELVRRLRTNARGPLEILPLHGRVPARDQDRAVRGRGPGDPPRVVVSTSLAESSLTVPGVHLVVDSGLSREARRDRARSMTGLVTVSASRASAEQRAGRAARQGPGRVVRAYSEADFARMPAESAPEIASADLTDTALLLAAWGTPGGVGLALPSAPPAAAMDEAVEELRALHLTDETGHPTLQGTRVARLPIGVRDARALLAGAIELGDVRLAAEVVAAISDDHRDSGADLPRLLRELRTGRAPGAERWRRESQRLERIAAAELSTVAAPAEAFSASAPGAAGDAPGIVAALGRPEWIAHRVSEGSRGYLLASGTRAALPENSGLIGSEWIAVREVQRAEGRAADGAGAVIRLAAPIAEADALRIGDTLLARKRLARVEDGRVRVREEHRFGAILLSSTPTAPSDADTGPAFAAHLRERGLAALNWSEAAIGLRARLALLHRELGEPWPAMSDEALLTPLEQWLGPDLDRLGAASSLHRIDVASALRRLLPWPEAARLEELVPERLAVPSGSTVGIRYPDPADPAAPPVISVKLQEMFGLAQTPRLVEGRVPVQVHLLSPARRPLAVTDDLSSFWNGPYQEVRREMRGRYPKHPWPEDPWAAQATARVTRPRT, encoded by the coding sequence ATTACGCCGGTCTTCAACCTCACCTCCATAGGAGTTGGACTTCCCGTCGCGGAGCATCAAGACGAGCTCGAATCGGCCGCGAAGTTCGGCGTTATGGTCGTGACGGCCCCGCCGGGAACCGGCAAGACAACCTTCGTGCCACCACTGGTCGCAAACCTGGTTCGTGATCGTGGCACGACCCTCCTCACCCAGCCCCGGCGTGTTGCGGTGCGAGCCGCCGCGAACCGAATCGCGATGCTTGACGGCACTGCCGTTGGTGATGGAGTCGGCTTTACCGTTCGCGGCGAACGGCGCACCTCAAACCACACGCGTCTTGAGGTCCTCACGCCGGGTGTGCTGCTGCGACGCCTGCTCGCTGACCCGGGCCTCGACGGCATCGGGGCCGTGATTCTCGACGAGGTACACGAGCGCTCGGTTGACAGCGATCTGTTGCTCGGCATGATCGCGGAAGTTCGTACGCTGCGCGACGACCTCCTCGTGGTTGCCATGTCGGCAACACTCGATGCTTCCCGCGTCGCGGAACTGTTGGCCGGAGACGCCGGAGCGGCCCCGATTGTCGATATCCCTTCTGCCCTGCACCCGCTCCGAAAAGACCACGCTCCCTTCGCGGGAACCCGCCTCGATGATCGTGGTGTCACCAGGAATTACCTCGATCATCTCGCCGCTGTGACACTCGAAGCGCAGCAGGCCGAAGCCTGCGACACGCTCGTTTTTGTTCCCGGCGCTCGTGAGGTCGATGAACTCGTGCGCCGGCTGCGCACAAACGCGCGCGGTCCACTCGAGATACTTCCATTACACGGCAGGGTGCCAGCACGGGATCAGGATCGCGCGGTGCGCGGACGAGGTCCGGGTGACCCGCCGCGGGTCGTTGTCAGTACTTCACTCGCCGAAAGTTCGCTCACTGTGCCGGGAGTGCATCTCGTGGTCGATTCCGGGCTCTCCCGAGAGGCACGGCGCGACCGCGCACGCAGCATGACTGGCCTCGTTACCGTAAGCGCGTCTCGGGCGAGCGCCGAGCAGCGCGCTGGTCGAGCAGCGCGTCAGGGGCCGGGCCGAGTCGTGCGCGCGTATTCAGAGGCCGACTTCGCGCGGATGCCCGCCGAGTCGGCGCCGGAAATCGCCTCGGCCGACCTCACCGATACCGCGCTGCTCCTGGCCGCCTGGGGCACCCCGGGAGGTGTCGGTTTGGCGCTCCCCAGCGCTCCCCCGGCCGCGGCAATGGACGAGGCCGTTGAGGAACTTCGCGCCCTGCACCTGACCGACGAGACGGGACACCCCACTTTGCAAGGAACCCGCGTGGCTCGACTGCCAATCGGGGTGCGGGACGCGCGGGCGCTGCTCGCCGGGGCCATTGAGCTCGGCGATGTCCGTCTCGCCGCAGAGGTGGTCGCCGCAATCTCAGACGACCACCGCGACTCGGGTGCCGATCTGCCGCGGCTCCTTCGCGAACTGCGCACCGGTCGAGCACCCGGCGCCGAGCGGTGGCGCCGCGAGAGCCAGCGACTCGAGCGGATCGCTGCGGCAGAGCTCTCGACCGTTGCCGCACCCGCTGAGGCGTTCTCGGCCAGCGCGCCCGGCGCAGCCGGTGACGCACCCGGCATCGTGGCGGCGCTTGGTCGACCCGAGTGGATCGCGCACCGCGTCTCCGAGGGGTCCCGTGGCTACCTGCTAGCAAGCGGTACCAGAGCTGCCCTCCCCGAGAACAGCGGGCTGATTGGAAGTGAATGGATCGCCGTGCGCGAAGTGCAGCGTGCCGAGGGACGCGCCGCCGACGGTGCGGGAGCGGTGATCCGTCTCGCCGCACCAATCGCGGAGGCCGATGCACTGAGGATCGGCGATACCCTTCTCGCCCGCAAGCGCCTAGCTCGGGTGGAGGATGGCCGGGTGCGGGTGCGAGAGGAACACCGGTTCGGCGCGATCCTGCTCTCCTCGACCCCCACCGCACCAAGCGATGCCGATACCGGGCCAGCCTTCGCAGCCCACCTGCGCGAGCGGGGTCTTGCTGCGCTCAACTGGTCGGAGGCGGCAATCGGGCTGCGAGCCCGACTCGCACTGCTTCATAGGGAACTCGGCGAACCCTGGCCTGCAATGAGCGACGAGGCGCTGCTGACTCCCCTCGAGCAGTGGCTCGGGCCCGACCTTGATCGGCTCGGCGCGGCATCTTCGCTGCACCGCATCGATGTGGCCTCGGCGCTGCGTCGGCTACTCCCCTGGCCCGAGGCGGCGCGGCTCGAAGAGTTGGTCCCGGAGCGGCTGGCGGTGCCCTCGGGCTCAACAGTGGGCATTCGTTACCCGGATCCCGCCGATCCTGCCGCCCCTCCCGTGATCTCAGTCAAGCTGCAGGAGATGTTTGGCCTTGCGCAGACACCGCGACTCGTGGAGGGCAGGGTACCCGTGCAAGTGCATCTGCTCTCTCCCGCGCGCCGCCCGCTCGCGGTCACCGACGATCTCTCCTCGTTCTGGAACGGCCCATACCAAGAGGTGCGCCGTGAGATGCGCGGCCGCTACCCGAAGCACCCCTGGCCCGAGGACCCCTGGGCGGCCCAAGCCACGGCCCGCGTGACACGCCCGCGCACATAA
- the ilvC gene encoding ketol-acid reductoisomerase: MAEMYYDADADLSIIQGKKVAIVGYGSQGHAHAMNLRDSGVEVVIALKEGSKSIQKAEEAGFTVKTVADAAEWADLIMVLAPDQYQRTIYNESIKQHLTAGKTLAFAHGFNIRFGYIETPEGVDVILVAPKAPGHTVRREFEAGRGIPDIIAVEVDASGSAWETAKSYAKAIGGTRAGVIKTTFTEETETDLFGEQAVLCGGTSQLVQYGFETLTEAGYQPEIAYFEVLHELKLIVDLMWEGGIAKQRWSVSDTAEYGDYVSGPRVIDASVKENMKAVLADIQSGAFAKRFIEDQDNGGKEFIELRTKAEKHPIETTGRELRKLFAWKQTDTDYVDGSAAR; the protein is encoded by the coding sequence GTGGCTGAGATGTACTACGACGCAGATGCAGATCTGTCGATCATCCAGGGCAAGAAGGTTGCCATTGTCGGCTACGGCTCACAGGGGCACGCGCACGCAATGAACCTGCGCGACTCGGGTGTTGAGGTCGTCATCGCCCTCAAGGAGGGCTCGAAGTCGATCCAGAAGGCTGAAGAAGCCGGCTTCACCGTGAAGACCGTTGCTGACGCTGCTGAGTGGGCCGACCTGATCATGGTGCTTGCACCGGATCAGTACCAGCGCACAATCTACAACGAGTCGATCAAGCAGCACCTGACCGCTGGCAAGACGCTCGCGTTTGCTCACGGCTTCAACATTCGCTTCGGCTACATCGAGACCCCCGAGGGTGTCGACGTGATCCTCGTCGCTCCGAAGGCTCCGGGCCACACCGTGCGCCGCGAGTTCGAGGCCGGCCGCGGCATCCCCGACATCATCGCCGTCGAGGTTGACGCTTCGGGCTCCGCTTGGGAGACCGCGAAGTCGTACGCCAAGGCAATCGGTGGCACCCGCGCCGGTGTTATCAAGACCACCTTCACCGAAGAGACCGAGACGGACCTCTTCGGCGAGCAGGCAGTGCTCTGCGGTGGCACCTCGCAGCTCGTGCAGTACGGCTTCGAGACGCTGACCGAGGCTGGCTACCAGCCCGAGATCGCCTACTTCGAGGTGCTCCACGAGCTCAAGCTGATCGTCGACCTGATGTGGGAGGGCGGCATCGCCAAGCAGCGCTGGTCCGTCTCCGACACCGCTGAGTACGGCGACTACGTCTCGGGCCCGCGCGTCATCGACGCGAGCGTCAAGGAGAACATGAAGGCTGTGCTCGCAGACATCCAGTCGGGTGCCTTCGCAAAGCGCTTCATCGAGGATCAGGACAACGGTGGCAAGGAGTTCATCGAGCTCCGCACCAAGGCTGAGAAGCACCCGATCGAGACCACCGGTCGCGAGCTGCGCAAGCTCTTCGCTTGGAAGCAGACCGACACCGACTACGTCGACGGCAGCGCCGCGCGCTAG
- the ilvN gene encoding acetolactate synthase small subunit, which translates to MSRHVLSLLVEDKPGLLTRVAGLFARRGFNIESLAVGPTEMRGLSRITVVVDEDEILLEQVTKQLNKLVNVIKIVELEESNSVQREHVLIKVRADNQTRSHVLEAVSLFRARVVDVVPDALTIEVTGDSGKIDAFLKVLEPYGIKEIAQSGLIAMGRGSKSITERVFKN; encoded by the coding sequence ATGAGCCGTCACGTACTCAGCCTCCTCGTAGAGGATAAGCCCGGTCTGTTGACCCGTGTTGCGGGGCTCTTTGCCCGCCGCGGTTTTAACATCGAATCGCTCGCTGTGGGCCCCACCGAGATGCGTGGACTGTCGCGCATCACCGTTGTGGTCGACGAAGACGAGATCCTGCTCGAGCAGGTGACCAAACAGCTGAACAAGCTTGTCAACGTCATCAAGATCGTGGAGCTGGAGGAATCCAACTCCGTGCAGCGCGAGCACGTGCTCATCAAGGTGCGCGCTGACAACCAAACTCGTTCACACGTGCTGGAGGCCGTGAGCCTCTTCCGTGCGCGGGTGGTCGACGTGGTGCCTGACGCGCTCACCATCGAGGTGACGGGCGACAGTGGCAAGATCGACGCCTTCCTGAAGGTGCTTGAGCCCTACGGAATCAAGGAGATCGCGCAGTCCGGGCTTATTGCCATGGGGCGCGGATCCAAGTCGATTACCGAGCGCGTCTTCAAAAACTGA
- a CDS encoding acetolactate synthase large subunit — translation MTSESSAVPHQPDPDHSGGERMTGAQAVVRSLEALGVRDVFGLPGGAVLPLYDALMDAAELRHILVRHEQGGGHAAEGFASAKGEVGVCIATSGPGATNLVTAIADAYMDSVPMLAITGQVFSHLMGSDAFQEADIIGITMPITKHSFLVKKPEDVPGAIAAAYHLASTGRPGPVLVDITKDAQEGLVDFVWDPRVDLAGYRPITKANSKQIQAAADLIAQAERPVFYVGGGVGRAGASAELLQLAELVGAPVVTTLMARGVFPDSHPQHLGMPGMHGTVPAVLALQESDLLIALGARFDDRVTGKAAQFAPDAKVIHADIDPAEIGKIRAADVPIVGDAAEVISDLIAAVSTCKLSRECADTSAWWERLRMLQEKFPLGYQETTDGLLSPQHIIQRIGEITGPEGIYAAGVGQHQMWAAQFIKYERPNAWLNSGGAGTMGYSVPAAMGAKVAEPDRVVWAIDGDGCFQMTNQELATCMVNNIPIKVAIINNSSLGMVRQWQTLIYNGRYSNTELNTGHGSARIPDFVKLGEAYGCLAIRVEREDQVDDAIKLALETNDRPVVIDFVVSSDAMVWPMVRQGTSNSDIQYALEHAPEWEEE, via the coding sequence ATGACCTCGGAATCGAGTGCAGTGCCACATCAACCAGACCCGGATCATTCCGGCGGCGAACGGATGACCGGAGCGCAGGCTGTTGTTCGCAGCCTGGAAGCGCTCGGCGTGCGTGACGTCTTCGGGCTTCCCGGCGGCGCAGTGTTGCCGCTGTACGACGCACTGATGGACGCGGCAGAGCTGCGCCACATCCTTGTTCGTCATGAGCAGGGCGGCGGCCACGCGGCTGAGGGATTCGCCTCGGCCAAGGGAGAGGTCGGCGTGTGCATCGCGACCTCGGGCCCCGGCGCCACGAACCTCGTCACCGCGATTGCGGATGCCTACATGGACTCCGTGCCGATGCTCGCGATTACCGGTCAGGTGTTTTCGCACCTTATGGGATCCGACGCGTTCCAGGAAGCCGACATCATCGGCATCACGATGCCGATCACGAAGCACTCCTTCCTCGTGAAGAAGCCTGAGGACGTGCCCGGCGCGATTGCCGCCGCGTACCACCTCGCTTCGACCGGTCGCCCCGGCCCAGTGCTGGTCGACATCACGAAGGATGCCCAGGAGGGCCTCGTCGATTTTGTGTGGGATCCGCGGGTTGATCTCGCGGGCTACCGCCCGATCACCAAGGCCAACAGCAAGCAGATTCAGGCGGCAGCGGATCTCATCGCGCAGGCCGAGCGTCCCGTGTTCTACGTGGGCGGTGGTGTTGGCCGTGCCGGTGCATCCGCCGAGCTGCTACAGCTTGCTGAGCTCGTTGGTGCGCCCGTCGTGACGACCCTCATGGCCCGCGGTGTGTTCCCTGATTCGCACCCGCAGCACCTCGGCATGCCGGGTATGCACGGCACGGTTCCGGCGGTGCTCGCGCTGCAGGAGTCCGATCTGCTGATCGCGCTTGGTGCGCGCTTCGACGACCGCGTGACCGGCAAGGCCGCGCAGTTCGCGCCCGACGCGAAGGTGATCCACGCGGATATTGACCCGGCAGAGATCGGCAAGATCCGCGCCGCAGACGTGCCGATCGTGGGCGACGCAGCCGAGGTTATTTCCGACCTCATTGCCGCGGTGTCGACGTGCAAGCTGAGCCGTGAGTGCGCCGACACCTCAGCCTGGTGGGAGCGCCTGCGCATGCTGCAGGAGAAGTTTCCGCTCGGATACCAGGAGACCACCGACGGTCTGCTCTCACCGCAGCACATCATTCAGCGCATCGGTGAGATCACCGGACCCGAGGGCATCTACGCGGCGGGAGTTGGTCAGCACCAGATGTGGGCGGCGCAGTTCATCAAGTATGAGCGCCCGAACGCCTGGTTGAACTCGGGCGGTGCCGGCACCATGGGTTACTCCGTGCCCGCTGCTATGGGTGCCAAGGTCGCCGAGCCCGACCGCGTGGTCTGGGCGATCGACGGCGACGGCTGCTTCCAGATGACGAACCAAGAGCTGGCCACCTGCATGGTGAACAACATCCCCATCAAGGTTGCCATCATCAACAACTCGTCGCTCGGCATGGTGCGACAGTGGCAGACGCTGATTTACAACGGCCGCTACTCGAACACCGAACTGAACACGGGTCACGGCAGCGCGCGCATTCCCGACTTTGTGAAGCTGGGCGAGGCGTACGGTTGCCTCGCCATTCGGGTTGAGCGCGAGGACCAGGTTGACGACGCGATCAAGCTCGCACTCGAGACGAATGATCGCCCCGTGGTGATCGACTTCGTTGTGAGCTCGGACGCGATGGTGTGGCCGATGGTTCGCCAGGGCACCTCCAACAGCGACATTCAGTATGCGCTTGAGCACGCCCCCGAGTGGGAGGAAGAGTAA